Within Eublepharis macularius isolate TG4126 chromosome 19, MPM_Emac_v1.0, whole genome shotgun sequence, the genomic segment AACAAGATCCCATTCCCTTTCCCCACAGAAGATCTACAAGTAAGGTATGGagggatggagttccggaacctcttgaaaatggtcacatggccggtggccccgccccctgatctccagacagaggggagtttagattgacctccgcgccatgtgaccagccgtgtgaccattttctcctagggcaacccactgagttccaccacctcttttcccagaaaaaaagccctggtcgtcGCTGCATCCCGTGGCAGTTAATTCACCAATTAACTTGCATCAACTTTACTGGGTGTCCATATTCCAGTATTACAAGAGAAACAGAAAGTTCTCTCTGCTTTCCCCATGCCATGTGGCTGCAACTGTTAAGCTGTACTGTTGCATTAAAATACTGactgttttgttttcagtccctttcctaggTTTCTGGCTTTATTTCAACAGCCTCAGTTAGTTCGGGTGTGTCCTCTTCATATTCTGTATATaattaatagtaacaacaacaacaacaacattcgatttatataccgcccttcaggacaacttaatgcccactcagagcggtttacaaagtatgttattattatccccacaacaacaaacacccagtgaggtgggtggggctgagagagctctgagagagctgtgaatgacccaaggtcacccagctggtttcaaggggaggagtggggaatgaaacccagctctccagattagagtccccggctcttaacccctacaccaaactggctctcaagccaGTTTACGAAGCATCCGGCCGTCGTGTCTCTTGTTATTAAGTGACGTGTCCCAAAGGCTTTAGCATTAACTTGCTGACCCctctcatttttcttcttctgtgttCCTCCAGGGAGCGGATGTTAACTGTATGCACGGCACGCTGAAGCCATTGCACTGCGCTTGCATGGTTGCAGATGCAGACTGCATTGAATTGCTGTTGGAGAAAGGCGCCGAGGTAGGGTCATTCTGCATTTATCCCCACATTGAAAGTGGGACGAGACTGGGGCAGACTGTCATATCTAAGGCCACCTGTTGGGTTCATATCAGAGGTGAGATTTCCCTTCTACCCATCCACAGTGGCCTAGACTCTTGTGACATGATGTCAATATCTGCCTCCAGCATCCCAAGAAGAAGAGACCTCAGAGTCCTGCTGCCAGAGCTCAAGGAACGTTGGCCTAGACTTTTGTGGAGAGAAATCAGGAAGTTCTGTATGATTGCTTTTGATCGGTGTGTTCATTGTGTGTGTAGGGGAGGgttctaccccccaccccaaatcttgaTAATTCTCAAGTTTTGTGACACAACAAATGAAATTAATTTAAATGAAAAACTACATTAACGTAAGAGATTTCTTAATTGAGCCCCGTGGCTCAGAGTGGTACGCTGCATTacggcagcccaagctctgctcacaacctgagttcgatcctggcagaaacagggttcaggtagccggctcaaggttgactcagccttccatccttctgaggtcggtaaaatgagtacccagtttcctgggggtaaagtatagatgactggggaaggcaatggtaaaacaccccgtaacaaaaagtctgccaagaaaacgtcgtgatgtgacatctccccatgggtcagtaatgactcggtgcttgcacagggaactacctttacctattgtaaTTGATTGTGCATCGTTATACCACAGCCTGTATTTTTACAGAGGCAAATTCTCAGGAACAGAAAAACTGCTAGGAAAAGAAACACTTTTGCAGTATGTATTTCTGCCTCCAAATTCCTGAGTTTCAAATGCATCTTGCTTTGGGgtggggtttttgttttttttaagggcaCGATGCCTTTCAAGATCCGCAAGCAAAGCTCTTTCGGGCTTGCTGAAGTTATCGCACGCTTCTTGTTTCGTAGCTGAAGGTTAGGTCGACAGCATTTGATGAAGCATCAGCTTCTGCCATCTGTCCGTCTGTCAACAATAAATGTTTTTCAGTATCGGCAGCAGTCTGCTGCTCTGGGCTTTTTATGCTCTCTCTACTCCTGATTAAAAAGTTCACATTGGTAGGGAGACCCCAAGGCCACCCCACCTGTTCCAGTgttcaaagaagaaaaaagagtgcAGGCTCTGATAGTAAAACAGTGAGAGGAGCAAATCTCCGAAACTTAACAGGGCTTATCAGATCGCACAAGTTAGTATCCTCTTTGTGTTTGAGGACCAAGGCCCAGAGGACATTAGATCTGCTTTGCTGGGTTAGCCCCCTGTAGCCTTGAAGAAGCTCATAGACAGATAAGGTGGGGAAAGCCATCCTCGGCTGCTTGCAGCAGAGATGCTGCTTCTGAAATTGGAGGCAGAATGGCGGCGTGCTCTTTTGGCTCTCCAGATCTGTTCCAGGGTGAATTTTCTATCGAATGGGGTTTATATGAAAGTAGCGTGTCGAGGATCACAGCGTTAGTGTTTTGGTCGGAGTTGTGCAGGGGATTTGAGCATTCGTCTTACCTCCTCTGATTTCTTAAAAGAATGTGTTCTAGACAAATGCTGAACTTCTAGGTCCGTTCTTGTGATTAGTCCTTTGAGGTTCTCGGCGACCCCAAAGAATCCCTTCTGTGCCTTTGCAGGTCAATGCCCTTGATGGGTACAACCGGACGGCCCTTCACTACGCAGCGGAAAAGGACGAGACTTGTGTGGAGATCCTTCTAGAATACGGGGCCAACCCAAACGCTCTGGACGGTAACAAGGACACTCCGCTGCACTGGGCTGCCTTTAAGAACAACGCCGAGTGCGTCCGAACGCTTTTGGAAAGCGGAGCCTTTGTCAATGCTCTGGATTACAACGACGACACTCCCCTGAGCTGGGCAGCGATGAAGGGCAACCTGGAGAGCGTGAGCATCCTTCTGGAATACGGGGCAGAGGTCCGGGTGGTCAATTTGAAGGGGCAGACGCCCATCTCCAGGCTGGTAGCCCTGCTGGTCAGAGGACTCGGCACCGAGAGGGAAGATTCCTGCTTCGATCTCCTACACAAGGCTGTCGGACACTTCGAATTACGGAAGAACGGCGCCATGCCCCGTGAAGTCATGCGGGACCAGCAGCTGTGCGAAAAGCTCACCACCCTGtgctctgcccccggcaccctgAAGACACTGTCCCGTTACGCCGTGCGCCACAGCCTGGGAGTCCAGTTCCTGCCGGATGCAGTGAAGGAGCTCCCATTGCCAGAGTCTCTGAAGGAATATGTCTTGCTTAAGTAGACGAGAAAAAGCTTTGTGGGGTTCTGTTAGTTGCACCAATCAGTCGTCTACTATGTTGCTCCTTTCCTGGCATTTCATGTGGACTATAGTAGGTTATGTGAAATAGATTCTGCAGCTTTCTCGGTCACCTTGTAGGCAAAAGGGCTGCTCGGTCTGGCAACAGCCAGTTGTTTCCCTTGGCTCTTTGCTCTTTCAGAAAAAGCTGTCGGAAGATGTCTTTGGTGGCCCTTTGCGTTAACGGACCTGCTGTTTATACCCTGCAGGCAGAACGTTGCTATAACCTTAGTGAAAATTTCTGCTGAGACTGCTTGATGGAAGAAGGGGATGCAGAATTGTCATCTGAAGGCGCTTCTTGTACTGATGGGCATCAGACTGACTcttaactggggtgggggggtgttagCATCTTTATATACAGTGGAGCATTCTGGTGGCCCTACTTTCCCGTTTCTAGCCTTATACTTTGGGATATGCAAGCCTCCTCCATAGCTTCATTTGGTAGCAGGAGAGCGAAGTGTTCCTTTCAGGGAGAGCAGCAGCTTGATGGATTTGAGCATGGAGTCTGGTGGCCACTACTCGGACTACCTTCTTTATGTCTATCCTATTCCCTGGTGCCCTATAAGCAGGTGTTGTGATGTCCTTTTGAAAATACCTTTGGATCATGTTTTTCTTAAGTTTGGCCAGGTCTATACATGAATTAGATCAAGGCGGTGGAACCTTGAAGTGCGCTGTAGGATTTCATCCTCCAGTTGCAGAGTATGACATGAGAATGCTCCCTTGGGTAGGGGAGTGGGGAACAAACTCCCCaaagtaggcaaaaaaaaaatagcattttgCCCAGCTGTCCCCCTCTGCTGGACTTCTGTCATCAAGGAggttggtggagggaggggggactaaGACACGAAAAAGCATTCAAAATGGGGCAGCTCGTTCATCGGGAGCTAGCAGTAAGTGTCCCAACCAGGCCACTTGGCTCATGACTTGAAACATGggaggtaatttttaaaaacaaaatatagtTGTGAGACTAGTCCAAGTGCGTGTGCTGAGTAGGGTAATAAGTGAGCTGTTTTCTGCACTGTGTGTTTTGCGTATCTTCAGCTTGACTTGCCGCGCCGGAATAATGCTTTGCTTACTGCGTTCAGCTAAGCGATAGTGGCTCCTCTCATATTCAGCCAGAGCCTGCTTTGCCTTCATACGCACCGCTTCTTTTTAACATTGGCTATTTTTTTTGCTTAATTttcagtgtgtgtggggtgtgtaaGGGGGAGAAATAAAAACTTTGGGAGCACGGACTTGCTTCTTGGGGAAGTTCACCTCCTGCTCGGGCCATCCAGCCTTCTGATAATACATTCGGACTGCCCCTCTGCCCTGTAATACGGACTGCAATCAGAACTATTCCTGGAAGATGTTGCTGCCTTTGTAGTGGCCGGGGTGTGCGGAGGGAACAAGGCTTCCTTGTTCAGGCTGGGCGTGTGTTTGTGGATGCCCCTGCAAAGGGGGCTTAACTTTTCAATGCATGCTGCAGCTCTTCTTGGAGAATACAGGATGGGAGTCGGTGCCCTGATCAGTAGACTTTAGTATGAGTTATGATTGTGGTGCCCTTATATAAAGAGCCATTCGCTTCTTGGGAGATACATTTCTGCTCTCAATATGAGCAAGTCAGGAACACTGGCCCCCGTTTCTGAATACTGTAGGTCCTGTCTTCCATCGAGAGATGCTCAAGTGCAATgcagtactccccccccccccccgagctgtgGGCCTGTCTAAGCACATGCCGATCATTCAGGATCCATGTTCTGGGAGGTGCTGATCATGCTGAGATTCCCAAGTCCCCTTTTGTAAGTGTTTCCCTTTGGTGAGGCAGGGTGCGTTCAGCAAGCCAGTGATTATTTGTGCAGGGGGGCATAAAGAGTTTGATTAAACTTGCAATGTGCTGGACAGCATTTAGTCTGCTATGAATGTATTCAAGGGGTGAACTCTTTCTAGGGGGTCAGGCTGTTTCTTTTGCACTGTTGACCACTAAATAACTGTCTGATCTCTCCTACAAAGGAAGCCCCTTGTTCTGTTGGTCACGGATTGGTACAACGTGGCCGATACAGGAAGAAGAAATGTTAAGTATTTTTGACTGGTTACGCAAAGCGTGTGTTCCATAGCCCTCTAAAACAGACATAGAAAGGCCTGTGATCTTCTCTGCAGACTTACGTTTTCTGGGTCAAGCAAGGATGTCCTGGTCTGTGTTGATTCACAGGCTTCTTTGGACAACCCTTCCATTTGCTGTCTTAGATTGACCTTAAATCCCTGCCCAGCCATTAGCGCAAGGAGGGCTGTATTTTTGAGCTGAACCGAAGGCTCAAGGGGTTGTCAACTTTGACTCTGCTCATTGGTTCTCTTGCACAAGTCAAAGCACAGGTAAGCAGGTCTTTTTTGGGTAGGCCCCTGTGCTTACTCCCTTCAGCCGCTTGTTCCCCTTTGCTCATGGAGCAGATCCTGCAGAACCACCTCCGACTACTGTCTCAGCTTTTGGGGGAAAGTGACTGGTTGCAGAGTCAGCAAGAGACCGCTGAGGACCACCAGCCTCCTGCGGCATTGGCTGGACTGGGCTACCTTCTGCACTCCTCTACCTTTCTTTTCCCATAGTGCTTATACAATTCCGGTTTAATTTTCAGCTGCAAAACAAGTTGCTTTGATCGCTGGGCTGGATTTGGCTGTCGCAGTGACTGTATCGGATTGGGAAGATACTCATTTAGTAGAAAGAGACCAGAGGCTGGTGTTACTTGTAATCATTCACAGATGCATCAGCCTTTATGCTAAAGCATCCCCATTTTTCACAGCAGATGTGCTCCCCCGCCCCAAAGACTGGAGCTGCCAGTGGTAAAAAAGAATTCTGTGTATCCAATCCTGTTGCTCACAGCTAGCTCAGCAATTGTGAATGAGTTGAGGAATGCCAGAGTGTAGAGTTATGAATGCCGGTATGGACGTGTCTTAAGAGCCATTCTGTGCTGTGCAGAAAAGCAACACCTACCTCTTCAAATCAGGATCTACAGAGAGACCGGAATGGCTCCAGTTTTTCATTCCGGGTCAATGCTGCTTTGCTGCCCTACTCAGTTCCCCCTTACTGTTAAAGGGAGAACACTTAGCATGTTGCATTTCTCTAGAAAGGCATCCTAAGGAGCAGTAGCACCATTACCAGAAAAGTTCGTATCCAATTGAGTTTAAAATGTGCAGAAAGCAGCTACTTGCACTTACTGAATCTatggtgtagagatgggcacgaaccgaaatatgaaccaaagtttggcatgaaccgGGCCAGTCCGTGGTTTGCGGACCGGCGGTTCGTCGGAGCCCCTTCCTGACGAACCGCCAGTAACTTTTAAGTGGAttcctttggttcattttttggttcatcactgcagacagcttggcaccgatcaatcagtttcctaggcaacaggacgggctttctgcagaccttctgctgaccgggaagtgacaatttgctgacctggaagtggcattttcatgaaccagttcgcgaaccagggcaggtttgtgaaagttcgtggttcgtgaaaggtgacgaaccacaaactgcactgttctgtttttttcctggttcgtgcccatctctactatggtGCCTCCAGGATATCTCAAGAAATTAAAAAATAGTTCAGAGAAGATCAGCGTTACACCCTCTAGTCAAACAGcccccattttattttaaatactttgaaGTCTTCCAGGTAAGGTGACACAACTGTAAATCTACCTTTGCTGTAGCTTTGGGGCAGTTCCTATTTTATGTTTGGATGGAGAATGCCTTGCCTACAAAACAAGTTGCTCTGTTCAGTAAATTCTAAAGAGCTTAAAACTGAGCAGAATCACAGATCTCCTAGCCAAGGGCCTGCCCTCACTGCAAATCCTTACGGCTGTGGATTGGAGCCAGTTGGTGACGAAGCAGATGCTACTGCGATCTTGGGGAAAACCCCTGGCTAGCAGAAAAGCGTGAAAACCTCCAAAAATTACACTAGGGGCTTTCAATCCGTCAcaaaacaaacatgttcatggccCATGTGGGAGATGTGTTGCAGCCAGCAGTGCCAGTGGAGGAGCCCAGCACCTGGGGCTGGAGAGGTTCTGCCCACACCCTGTCCGAGAAAGATGTTGCCTTTGCCCAACAAAGGGGGCTGGCTTGTCGTGCCCACGCCCTGGCCAAGAAAGATGTTGCCTTTGCCCAACAAAGGGGGCTGGCTTGTCGTGCCTACGCCCTGGCCAAGAAAGATGTTGCCTTTGCCCAACAAAGGGGGCTGGCTTGTCGTGCCTACGCCCTGGCCAAGAAAGATGTTGCCTTTGCCCAACAAAGGGGGCTGGCTTGTCGTGCCCACGCCCTGGCCAAGAAAAATGTTGCCTTTGCCCAACAAAGGGGGCTGGCTTGTTGTGCCCACGCCCTGGCCAAGAAAAATGTTGCCTTTGCCCAACAAAGGGGGCTGGGGGAATCAGGGTGAGCTGCGGTTGCCCAggaggagagctgctgctgcgAAGAAGCTGCATATAAACTGTCACAGTAAAGCTGTAGGGCAGATAAGAGGGAAACCATTACAACTAGATTTAGGCGCAGCTCTGGGGGATTTACAAACATTGACAAAGCAAGGAAGAGCAGTGATggtgtgctggggtggggggagtgcagaGAACCCACTGCAGCTCCCTGGAATCCCTCCCCTATGATTTTCATGCTCTCCTCCCAGTTAATGCCTCTTTTttgagttcctgcagctccacAGAGGCCCACTGATCGACCAAATCATGATAACGCTAAAAGGTGTGTTACCTGGCCTGTGTGTGGATAACAGAGATTCCCTAGAATTTCTGTATatgcttctttttgctttctggaAGGCTCAGAATATTCCATAACCCCCAAAATACAGGACTCTGTCATATACTAAGGTCTATATGCCAGTGTGAGTtggctcttgtttttttttttttatccatcTGGGGCAGACGCACAGCCCCAatcattacacacacacagtagGTGGACAGCCACATGCCAAActggggaaggaaggaatttATTTCTTCCTATTGCATCttgctgagagagagagggagggagttgTTGCTGCCTTCCGAGATGTTCAGAGCGCACCTTCACCAGACACCCTCTTGCGCGTGATGTGCTCTAAGTGGGCTGTCTCTGAAGTATCCAAATCAATCTTGTATTTGGCAAGAATCTTCAGGATGGGACGCAGCTTCAGCCACCACTGCTCTTTAGGGATACGGTGTCTGTTGGAAAGAGAGACGATGGGTGTCCCCATCAGCGGGATGAGGTTACTAGTTCACTAACGATGCGCTGCACTCAAACTTTGCAAGATAGGGGCCCTAAAAACCCCTTCTCAAAACCCCTTGCATCTACCATACTGGTCAAGTTTCAGCCACATTTTTCAGTCCCCGTTTTAATATTTTTTCCCCCAAGGCCTAGAAACTGCCGATCGAGCTTCTTAGGCTTTTAGAATAGATTGTGCAGCTTACAGGTTGCgtaactctctctctcacttgcaCCTGGAGCCCTTAGCGAAAGACAGGTAAGCACTTACTCAAAATCTGTCTGTTCTTTGAGTTCGGCGAGAGGCTGGAACACAAGAGCCCGTCTGCGCATCCCCAGGAGGCAAGCTGAATCGGCGGTGTTGGCAAAGATACGGCCTgaaaaagaaagcagggaaaaaTACTCGCTGGATTCACAGACTACGCGGGCAAGAAAATGAGGTGGTAAAACAGACCGCCGTTGCATTAGAGCACAGGTAGAGGGTGATAATTTTGGAATATTCTCCAACGTTTTTagggaaaaaaccctgcaaatagaaaagcagcacagcaaaaaaaaaagaagagagggtTAGAAGCTTTCCCCCTGCTGAGCTAGCTGTCagtctgcatgcattttttttttaagtgaagcaGCATGCAAGACTGAAAGCAGTCCATTCCACCACCCAATTCTCCTGCATGTGCAAACCAGTCCTAGGAAACTGGGAAAGACAAGATTGGAATGGGATAGACTGGAGTGGGGTAGGGTCTTTCAGCTTGGCTGCCCAATTCTGTAGCCTCAGTGTCAATAAATAATCCTTGACTACTGCAATGAGCTCTACCTGGGACAGCCCTTAAAAGGCCATCCACAGGCAAAAGCTGATTCAAAATTCAGCATCCTAGAATTTGGCTCAGGATCTTATTTCTGCCCATTAGCTTCCaggtctaaactcccctctgtctggagatcagggggcggagccaccggccatgtgaccattttcaagaggtgccagaactctgttccccagcgttcaagctgaaaaaaagccctgctgatactCATCTTTAAAGCTCCAAGTTTCTGAGGAAGCACCTTCCCCGCACTTCCTCAGATCATCTTACAAGAGTCTTTTGAGTCCCATAGAAGAGGCCAGGCTGGAGGCTACAATGAGCATGGCATTTTCAGCAATGGCACCCAACCTTTGGAACTGCCAACTGAAGTTACCAGACTCTAGGGCTTTTGCCAGACAGTTCACCTTCATACGTTT encodes:
- the ASB8 gene encoding ankyrin repeat and SOCS box protein 8, whose translation is MWYIMQSIQSKYSLSERLIRTIAAIRSFPHDNVEDLIRRGADVNCMHGTLKPLHCACMVADADCIELLLEKGAEVNALDGYNRTALHYAAEKDETCVEILLEYGANPNALDGNKDTPLHWAAFKNNAECVRTLLESGAFVNALDYNDDTPLSWAAMKGNLESVSILLEYGAEVRVVNLKGQTPISRLVALLVRGLGTEREDSCFDLLHKAVGHFELRKNGAMPREVMRDQQLCEKLTTLCSAPGTLKTLSRYAVRHSLGVQFLPDAVKELPLPESLKEYVLLK